The nucleotide window CTGAGCAACGCTGAAGCTACCTTGGCCCAGAAGGAACGCGAGCAGAAGACAGCATCTGACCGGCTCGATGTTGCTAAGGCTGAGCAGCAGACACTCAATACTCAAAGCGCCGCCGCTGACAAGAATGTCTCGGAGAACCAGACGGCCATCGCGGACCTGGTGGTCGCCACATACCAAGGAGACAACTCGCTCAGCTCCTGGAACTTCGTGCTCTCCTCAGAGTCTATTGAGGACCTGACAGCACGGGCGTCCTCCATCGAGATCGCCGCCGGCGTCGAGCAGGACGTGCTCACCCAAGCTGAGACAGAGCGTTCCAAGACCGCCAACCGCAAGGCCCGTCAGGACGCCGTCGCCACGCGCGTCAGCACGCTCAAAACTGAGGCTGATGCCGCCAAGAAGGCCGCCTCGGACGCCAAGGACACGGCCAGAAGCAAACGGGATGAGGTGGCTACCCTCAAGACGACCAAAGAGACCGCAGTAAGCACCTTCGAGGAACAGAAGAAGACCCTGGAGTCCCAGCAGGCCCAAGCCAAACAGGATGAGTCAAACGCCAACGCGACCATTGCCCGCCTGGAGGAAGAGAACCGTAAGGCGATCGAACGGCAGACTGGCGGCAGCTCCGGCGGAGGGACTGGTGGGGGTGGCAGCGCTGCTGGCAGCCTGGGCGATGGTGCAATCTCCCACCCAATCACTGGACCACTGATTGTCACTTCACCCTTCGGTATGCGTCTGCATCCGATCTTGGGATACTACCGTCTGCACGACGGCGTGGACCTTGCGGCTGGAACAGGCGTGCCCCAGTACGCCGCAGTGTCTGGTTCGGTGACGACCAGCTGGGATGACTCCTGCGGAAACGCGGTGTTCATCAATGGTGTGGTGAACGGGAGCTCCGTCATTTTGAAGTACTGCCACCTGTCGGCATGGTCTGTGTCAGATGGCCAGTATGTCTCCCAAGGGAGCCAGATCGGCCTCACCGGCTCTACTGGTGGTGTCACTGGACCGCACGTGCACTTCTCGGTTCGTATCAACGGCTCCTTCGTGGACCCGATGAGCCTGCCCGGCTTCTGAGCCGTGCAATAGGCAACCTGCCACTGGCCGCGTAGGCTGAGACACCGCGCTTTGAGCAGGCGCCGACGCCGTCACTGACCGGGTTTGGCGCCGCTCATGGCTCAAGGCAAGCAACCGTTCAGATAGGGGAGAACCGTGGCCGCCAAGAAGCCGACGCTGTCGAAGAAGCCGACAGCAGGGGAGAGGGCTAAGGCTGCCTCCGACGCACACCAGACGATTGCCCGCAACAAGAAGGCGAGCTACGACTATTTCATTGAGGACCGCTACGAGGCGGGCCTGGTACTCACAGGCACCGAGGTGAAGGCGCTGCGCATGGGGCGGGCCTCGCTGACTGAAGCGTGGATCGAGTTTGACCGCTACGGCGAGGCCTGGCTGCAGGGCGCGCACATCCCTGAGTACCTGCAGGGCACCTGGAACAACCACGGCCCTCGCCGCAAACGCAAACTGCTGCTGCACCGGGCCGAGCTGACCAAACTGGCCACCAAGGTGCAGGCCAAGGGCTACACCGTGGTGCCGCTGGAGCTGTACTTCCTGGGCGGGCGCGCCAAACTGGAGATCGCGCTGGCCCGAGGCAAGCAGGACTGGGACAAGCGCCAGGCCCTGCGGGAGGCGCAGGACAAGCGGGAGGCGCAGCGGGCCATGGCGGCTGCGAATCGACGCCAAGGCTGAGATGTGAGGCAAGCCGCTGCGCGGCAAGACGTGGCACTGCTATAGTTTCTCTCCCGGTACTTCGGTGCTGGACGCGGCCTTAGCCGGGATAACTACACAGGGGATGATCGGTTTCGACGACGGTCGTGGGTTCAGGAGAAGCGGGCCGAGGATGCGCAGTCATCTCGTCAACGCTCTGTGCGAACCAATAGGTGCCGATAACACTCGCACCGACTTCGCCCTCGCCGCCTGAGCGAGCCTCGAAGTCCGTCAGCCCGGGGACTGCTTCCGCCCCGGTTCCTGGCGTCATCTAGGGAGCCACTGCTGAGGTCCTGGGTCACCGGGGGCCTTGGAACATCTAGGTGACTGAGCCCGTCGGCGTTCTTGTTCGCGTGAGACGCCGGGGCTGAGAAAAGCAGCAGCGAACTGCGCCCGGAGAAGTCCTGTTGCACCACCGTCGGACCGGGGTTCGATTCCCCGCATCTCCACCTGAGGGGGAAGTGTCGAACTCTCGCTTTCGAGCGTAGGTTCGCACTTCCCCTGCTCTGTATCCGCTGGTCAGCGCCTCTTCGAGGTCCTCGAACTCGATGGGTGCTGCGCTGTCGTGGTAGTAGGACGCGATGACGATCTGCTCGCGACCGATGAAGATCTTGTCCACGAAGTACTCGAAGAGCTGGTCGCGGGTCTCGGGTGTGTCAATCGTGGCCTCGGCGAAGCGCTTGTAGAAGGCGCCGATGGATGCCTCGTCCTCGTAAAGTGTGGCCTTGACGTGCTCGGCCTGGATCGCAGCGTCGAGCTCTTGTTTCTGGGCTTCGAGGGTGTTCATCGCCTGGGCGGTGCTGGTGTTGAAGATGCCCTGGGAGATCGCCTTGACGAAGTTGGCGAGCTTGATCTCCACGTCCGTGCGTCGGGCTTCTAGGGCCTTGAGGATCTCGTCCCCGCGTCCGTGGGTCTGCTGGTAGTGGTCGGCGAGGTCCACCGCACGTGAGGCAGTACGCCCGGCCGCCCGTCAGCCAGTAGTCGGGAGCGTCCTCGCCCTGGGCTGCGAGTTTGGCCTTGGTCTTGGCCCCGCGCCGCTTGTTGATGGCGAAGCGGCGTTGCGCCTAGTTGAAGACCTCATCCTCGACAAGCTGGGGCATCCCGCCGTCGATAACGTGCCCGCCGTAGGAGTACTCGCCCAGGTCAGTGGGAGTGCATACTCTCAGGGGCGGAAGGTGAGGGCCGTAACCCAGTCTCACTGTGTGCTCCACCTGTGGTCTCCTCTGGGGCCTCACCTGTGGTCTCCACCTGATTTGTAACGCTTCTACCCCCGTTGTAACGCCTGTGTAACGCCTCGAATCACTCAAGCGTTACGCCCTTTTGCCTGGTAATCCAGCCGAATCTTCACTTTGTAACGCCTAAATCTAACTTATTTTCTATACATGCGTGTACACGTGAGAACTGTGGTGTTGATGTATACGTGTGCGACTGAGTGAAAATCAAGCGTTACAAGCAGGCTTCGGGGCAGGCTGAGGTCTCTGGACTGCTACATGTTTTGTGGGCACCGATGAAGATTCTGATTCATTTCGAGCAGGTGGGGTAAAATCGGTGTTATGGCAGGATTAAAGTACAGCGGTGAGTTTAAGGAACAGATCGTGGTGGAGGTGATCGAGAAGTTGCGTCCGGTTAGTGAGGTCGCGAAAGCGTGCGGGCTGGTTCCCCAGACTGCGGGGAGCTGGGTGAACAAGTGGTGCAGGACTCATCTAGACAGTAGTGGAGAAGAACTCACTTCTGCCGAGGTGGCGGGATTGAGGAAGGTCAAGGTCTAATTGCGGGAAGCCCAGATGGAGATCGAGTTCCTGAAAATAGCAGCGGCCTTCTTCGCCTGGGAGTCCCGGTAGCCTCAAGTACGTCTGCCTTCATCGCGAAGAAGGCAATTACCCGGTGTACCTGATGTGTAGATGGGCTGATGTGTCCAGGTCGGGCTACTACGCGTGGCGGTGTCGGGGACTCTCCGCGCAGCAGAAACGACGAGACGAACTCATCGTGCTGATCCGGCACTTCTTCGACCAGTCACAACAGGCCTACGGGTAGCGCAGGATCCACGCGATGCTGGTCCGCAACGGCATCGAGGTGGGGTCGGAGCTGGTCTGCAAGATCATGCTCCAGGAAGGACTGGTGGCCTGCCAGCCCCGTCCCCGTCCCCGCACCACGATCCTGGCCACGGGCGTCCAGACGCGTCCTGATCTGGTCCAGTGGGACTTCACCGCCCAGGCACCAGGACGCAAGTGGGTCGGTGATATCACCTGCATCCCCACCTGGGACGGACATGCCTACCTGGCCACGGTGATGGACTGCTACTCACGCAAGATCATCGGATACGCCATCGCGTCCTACATGCGCACCAGTTTGATCACTCAAGCCCTCGACATGGCCACACGCAACTGCCCGACCGAACCCGGTCACACGATCTTCCATTCCGATAAAGGATCCCAGTACACCTCAGAAGAATACGCCCAAGCCATGGCCCGACACGGCATCCAGCCATCACTGGGACGCACGGGAAGCTGTTACGACAACGCCGCCGCTGAATCCTTCAACGCCGCCCTGAAGAAAGAACTAGTCAACCGGAAAATCTACCCCACCCGCGACAAAGCAATCAAGGATGTGACACACTGGATAGAAACCTGTTACAATCAAACCAGACTCCATTCAACACTGGGCTACAAAACCCCGAACAAAGTCCACAATGAATGGTACAGCAACCAGACAGCAGCCTAAATCAAACATGATTTTCATCACTGTCCACAAAACCTATGGCAGACCAGAAAGGTTGGTAGATATGGGAAAGGTCGTTGTGGTTTGGGAAGAAGAACTCTCCTATACTCCCGCGCAAATTTGGCAAGTCGTCACGGATCTAACGAATTGGCAATGGCGCAGCGATCTATCTGACTGCAAAGTTCTCGATGAACACAGATTTATTGAGTTTCCGAAAAAGGGAAAACCTATACGTTTCTGCACAACCCGCTTCGAAGAATCGCACTTGTGGGAGTTTCAGATTGATTCACCAGCCCTAACTGGCACATGGCAAGGCAACTTCGAAGCAAAAGAAAATGGCGGCTGTCTAGTCAGATTCGTCGAAGACGTGCACATTCAACAAAAGCTAATTCCAAGATGGCTGGCAAAACGATTCCTCACCACCTATCAAGCCCAGTATTTTCGCGACCTACGAGTTGAACTTCAATCGCGTTACAGCTAGATCCGCTCTTCGCCGCCCGATACCACTTTCATCGCTTTCCTCAGGCATCGATAACACCACCGGCGCAACAAAACGAGAAGCTGCGGCACCCATTCAACCTCCATGCAGGTTAATACCCTGTTTGATTCGGGGATTTTGTGCGCGGTTGGCCCCGCCCGCTGACCCCTGATCGAGTCGTAGAGATCGAGAGGCCCCAACCCCTCACCAGCGCCGCGACGTTGCCCCGTGTCCGCCGAACATGGTCGAGGTCGGCATCTTTGAGGTGCACGAGGAAGGTCGCGTCAGGGGGCGACGTGGCGCTGCATTCAGTAGGTGTAGACCCTTGGGGCTTGCCTCCACCGGTCGCCGTCGAGCGCCGACTGCCGGGAGTGGCACGGCTTACACAGACTTCGGAGGTTGTCGAAGTCGTGGGTGCCGCCGTGCTCCAACGGGATCACGTGGCGGACTTCCTGCGCCGGCGTGTACCGGCCAGCTGCTTGGCAGTCCTCGCACAAGGGGCGGGCGGTGATGTAGGCGGCGCGGATCTTGCGCCAGCGGGCACCGTAGCGTCGGTTGATCTTCGGGTTACGCTGCCACCGCCGGTAGCGTTCGTCTTCAGCCTTGGCGTGGGCTTCGCAGAAGCGAGCGTTGGTGAGGTTCTGGCAGCCGGGATGGGAACACGGACGGGCAGGCTTGACCGGCATCGGACACGCTCCCTTCCCTCGGATATGGCAAAGCCCCCGGAGACCGTTGCTGTGAACTGATCCCCGAGGGCTTTTCCTACTTTTCAACCACCTACATCATTGCAGGCCGGAAACCCTAAATGCATCCGCAGTTCTTGACACCTTTTGGCGGCTGGGTTCACGCGGCCTGCCCATACAACGCCGACGCCAACCGCCCAAGCGCCCTCGACTTCTTCTGGTAGGCGCTCGTGCGCTCCACGTAGAAGTGGTCACACACCGTCTGCACCGCATCATCCTGGGTACCGTCGCCGAGGAAGAACGCTTCGAGCACGAACCTGTCGTCGTCGGTGAGCAGCTGCCAGGCGGGTAGGAACCACGCCATGTACTCACGGGCTTGGGCGTAGCGGGCACGGTAGATGTCGATCCGATCCAACGTGGCCGCAAGGCGGGTCTCCCCAGCATGCAGATCAGTGTGACGTGGCAGCCCGTCGAGTTTCGGTGAGGCTGGGCTCGTCACATCGTCGTAGGCGGTCTTGACCTGCTCCTCGGTGGTGTCGATGATCTGCTCCATGACGGCGAACTCCTGCAACGCGGAGATGGCGGCCTTGCGGGTGTCGAGGTATTTGGTCATCACATGCATGACGACTCCTTCCTGCTGGTGGTTGTGGTGGTTGTGAGTTCGGTGGCGACCGCGTCAATCAACGCAGCCTGAGTGGAGTCCTTCGCCTCCAAAGCGCGCAGGACGGCCTGGTCGAGGGTGCCGGTGGCGGCCAGGTGGGTGATGGTGACTGGCTCGGCTTGTCCTTGCCGGTACAGCCGGGCGTCGGTCTGCTGATACAGCTCCAAGCTCCAGGTGAGCGAGAACCACACCAGCAGGTGCCCACCGGCCTGCAGATTCAAACCATGCCCAGCCGACGCGGGGTGGATCAGGCCGAGCGGAATCTCGCCCCGATTCCACGCTTGGATGTCATCGCTCGTGCGCAGTTCGCGGGCGTCCGGGAAGCGTTGGTGGATTCTGGCGAGGTCGTGCTTGAACCAGTAGGCGACCAGCAGGCTCTGCCCGTTGGCGGCCTCCAGCACGTCTTCGAGGGCGTCGAGTTTCGCCCCATGCACCTCGATGCTCTCGCCGTGCTCGTCGTAGATCGCGCCGGAGGCGAGCTGCAGCAGTTTCCCCGACAGCGCGGCTGCGTTCACCGCATCCACCACCTGTCCAACCAGATCGACGACCAGGTCGGCCTTGAGCCGCTCATACACGGCTCGCTCTTTGGCTCCGAGCACCACCGGCATGGTCGTCACCGTCAGGTCGGGCAACGTGAGGTGGTCGGTGGTGCGCATGGAGAGGGTCATGTCGGCGATGGCCTCGTAGATCTCGTCCTCCGCGCCAGGCCGGGGTTTGTAGGTGAACACCTGCATCCCGTTGCGCTTATCCGGCAGAAACCACTTGTCGCGGTAACGCGTGATGAACCTGCCGATGCTCTCGCCTCCGTCGAGGAGCCGGAACTGCGCCCAGATATCCATCAGGCCGTTGGAGGCGGGGGTGCCGGTCAGCCCCACCCAGCGCTTCACGTGCGGGCGCATCTTCACCAACACCGTGAACCGCTTCGCCCGATGATTCTTGAAGCTGGACAGCTCGTCGATGACAACCATGTCAAACGGCCACGCATCCCCGCACTGGCCAACCAGCCAAGGAATGTTCTCCCGGTTGATGACAGTCACCATCGCCGACTTGGCGAGAGCCGCCAGCCGGTCAGCTTTGGTGCCGACAGCCACCGCGACGGTGAGCCCGTCCAGGTGATCCCACTTGTGGATCTCAGTGGGCCAGGTGTCGCGGGCGACCCGGAGCGGTGCGACGACAAGGACTCGGCTGACGGTGAAGTAGTCGAGCAGCAGTTCCCAGATTGCCGTCAAGGTGATCACCGACTTGCCGAGCCCCATCCCCAGGAGGATGGCGGCCTCTGGGTGGTCGAGGATGAACCGGGTGGCGGTCTGCTGGTAGTTATGCGGCCGGTAGTGCATCAAGCACCTCCTTGATGCCGTCCACAGAGTCAACAACGAAGGTCTGGAAGCCGTGGGCGCGCAGTTGACTCATCCGACGGCGTTGGAGCGGCCGAGGCTTCTTGCCGGGGGCTTTCACTTCGACGAAGACGACCTGACCTCCCATCAGGCATAGCCGGTCAGGTACGCCCGTGATTCCAGGGCAGACAAGCTTCCAGCACAAGCCCCCGGAGGCTTCAACAGCCTTCTTGAGCTGGGCTTCGATGTGGTGTTCGTTCATGGTCACTCCTTGAGTGGTTTCCCACGGAGGTGACGACTGGTGACGGGTGGATCTGAACTTTTCTAAAGGCGATATTTTTATGGCCTTAGTAATAGTTCAATACCGATCGTCACCGGTCGTCACCCTCATCGGGTTTAGCTGTTGAACTCGCTGGTCAGAGCCAGTCCGTAGACGTACATGCCGCGCTTGGACTTGCGTCGTTCAAACCCGGATTGTTCGAGAGTGGCGTTGAAGTCGACCATCGGCCGCGCCCACCCGCTGGTGGATTGCGCCCACGCCCGATACTCCTGGTACAGGTCCCCTGCCCGTTCGGACAGGGACGGGTCCACCTCGCAGCGGGCGTCGAGGAAATGGGCGAACCAGTTGTTCTCCTCCCGATATGCGCTTGAGGCAGCTACCACTTGGGCGGGCGGGGTGAGCTGGAAGTCCTCGGCGTGGATGAGCCGCGCGCCTTCCATGATCCATGCAAGTACCGCTCCGCCGGCCGTCTCGTAGAGGTGGTCGGCGTAGTTCTTCACATCGGAGCTACCCTCGATGACCGCGTTGAACGGGATCACGATGAGCCTGCGCCAGATGCCCGCATCCATTGCACCCACCCTGGGCAGGTGATTCGTGTAGAGGATGAGCGTGTGGGACGGGGTGAACGCGAACGGTGCCTTGTACTTCTTCTCCGCGTAGATCTGGTCGGTGGAGGCGAGCTACTTGACCGTGGAGGTGGACAGGCGCACGCCTTCCTCGGACTCGGCGGTGATGATGAGCCGCTTGCCTTTCGCTTCGGCAAGTTCAGGTTTGACGTTCCGGTTCCCGCCAATGGTGAGCACGTCGGCGGACATGTTGCCCGCATACGTGCCCAAGACTCTGGCGATTGTGTTCCAGAACGTGGATTTTCCGTTGCGGCCGTCCCCGTAGGCGATCACAAACGCTTCGACCATGACCTTCCCGATCGCCGCCAGCCCGACGATCCGCTGCACGTAGCCGATCAGCTCCCGGTCGGATTGGAAGAACACGTCCAGTGCCTGCTCCCAAATTCGTGCGCCCGTGTCGGTGGGGTCCACGGCGGTTTGTTTCGTGATGAGATCCAGCGGGTTATGGTCACGTCGGGTGCAGTCACGCAGATCCCACGTGCCGCCAGGCGTGTTGAAGAGATACGGGTTGGCATCCAGCCGGTCTGGGGTGGTCAGCAACATCGGGTGCGCTTCCCTCAGACAGGAGGTGATCGCCCTGGACTCGCGGCGTTTCAACACGAACGCCTCGTAGGTCTTCGCGTCCTCGAACGCCCGGTAGGCGGCCCGCTGCGGTGAGGTGAAACCGGCGAGTGCTTTCGCTTTCGACGATGCGGCTGCAAGCACCGCGTCCGCGCCCGTCACCATGAGCTGGTCGCGGGCCTTTTCCAGCAGGTGGCCGGCCTCGGCGAGTTGCCGGTCGGTCAGTTCCTGGGCGATGCCTTGCGCAGCAGGCGCAGACTCAGACCACACGCCGCCGTCGTAGACGAGCCAGTCTGTGGCCTCTGTAAACGCCAGACGCGACGAGTATTCTGCGGTCAGCATGGATGCCTGCCCCACATCGGTGAAATCGTCCGGCCGCAGGCTCGTCAACTGCGCGTAGGCATCCGGCGACAGATAACCCGGCTGAGCCTCGACCTTGGCGGCGAACCGGCACGCCGAGCCCCAGATCGACTCCAGCTCGTGATCCGACAGGGGCGGTTCGCACAGGGATGCTTTCCGGTCGAACAGGTCACGGGCCTGCGCGGTCTGTCCGTAACGGATCAGGACGCGGTCGGCGAAGCGGGAGAGGGTAGCGTTGCGGGAGCCTTCCCCGATCACCTGGGTGGAGGCGTCGAACGCAGCGAACACATCAATCTCATCGGCATCATCCAGCCACGCGTCGAGTAGCCGGTCGCCGTCGTGGACGGTGGTCTGGGGGTTTGGGGTGCCGTAGATGAACCGTCCGGCATCCAATGCCTGCTGGTCGAAGAAGCCGAACCGTCCGGCGAGGCGGCGCTTCAACCCGGCGTACACCTCCGCGTCGGTGACCTGGGTGATTGGGAAGTAGACGTGGAAGCGCGGACGCGCCGACACGACGCCCTTCGGTTTCTGGTGGTTGCGGGAAGTGGCGGTCATGAACTCGACGCCCGTCATCAACTCGCCGAGGGTCTCCGGGGTGATCCAGTCGGCGGGATTGTCGGTGTGGTCGTTGTCGATGTCCATGACGACACAGTCTGAGGCGATGAAGCTCGCCGATGAGCGCCGATCGCCGGTGTAGGTGGCTGCGACGTGATCGAGCCGCGCCACCATCTGCAGGTCGGCGGCATCGGTGATGTGGTGGTGGTTCGGGTAGTGGTTGTTGTGCGGGTTGCCGCTACTGGTCGCGGCGCACAAAGTGAACGGGGTCATGCGGGGTGCACCTCCTGGAAGTCGGCGTCGAAGAAGCGGACTGGGATGTCCATCTGGTGGGCCCAGTCGATTTCGGCGCGCATCCCCGCACCGACCCGGCCGATGTAGGCCCACAGCTGCTCGCATTTCGACAGCAGGATGCGGTTGAAGAACATGGCCAGCTCCCGGGCGTCCGGGTCCGTGTCGTCCATGAACTGCGGATAGTGCAGATGCGGAGCGAGCGGGATCTGGCGCGCTGACACCGCGAACGCGCAGAACCGGCGGGCGAGTTTCACGTTGGCGTCGATGTCTCCGGAGTACGGGGAGCAGATGTAGACGAGCGGACGGTAGCCGTACTCGGCGCGCTGAATCTCTTTCAGCGCCTTGTAGCAGGTCGGGTCGGGGTAGCCTTCGATGTTCTTCTTCGGGATACCGATATCGAGGGTGGTGGTCATCGGGCATCCTCGCCTTCACGCTCGATCACCGGCAGCAGTCCACGCTCGTTCTTCAACAGGTCGTAGATGAACAGGCGTCCCTTCTGCGTCCAGTACATGTGGGTGCGGGTCTTGCCCTCGTCATACTCGTGCGTCTTGGACTGGGTGTATCCCTGCTCGGCGAAACGGGCGTAGAGAAACCAGCGCCCGGACTGGTGGAACTGCACCTGCTCCTCGCGCAGAATCTGGTTCAGCTTCTTCGCCGACAGGCCGTAGTCCTTGGCGATCTCGGTGGTGGTGATCAGCGACGGCGAGGCCAACACCACGTCGTAGTAGGACACCTTCGGTGCCGCCTCCAACAGGGCTTGTTCGGCGGCGAGCCGCTTGGCACGCTCAGCCCGGATCGTTGCGATCGCCCGCTCCAAGAACTCATCATCAGCCAGCAGCTCGTCGATGGCATACATGCCGTGGCGGCGGATGGACGGGAGTACCTCGTCGAACACCCACGCCTCGAACTGCTGGGCGGAGGGCAGTTTGGATGAGACGATCAGCCGGTACAGGTCGCCCTCGCTGATGAACCTGACCTGCTGGATGCCACCAGGTGTCTCAAGGGGGTAGTGATTCACGACCCCCTTGCAGTGACGCGCCAAGGCGTCCTTCGTGTTGGCGTAGCCGAGGGCGGTAGCCACGTCCTTGCCGCAGAACAGGATCTGCCCGCCCCCGCCCGAGGTGATGGTTCGGATCGTGCCGAACTCGTGGTTGGTGAACGCTTGTAGCGCGGTAGCCATGACCGGCTCCTTTTCTGAGAGCCGGGTAGACAATCACGGGCGCGGGATGCGCCAGGCTCTCATCTGTCAGGCACGGCAGGCACCGAAACCGGACGCGGCGTGAGGAAGGCTCTCGCCCATACGCCCCCGAGGGCCGGCGAATCCGGACGGGTCAGAGGGCACACTGGTGCGTGAACGTACCGATGGCTCCGTGCCCGTGCTCTTGCTTGGGCGTCGTCAACCAGGTAGCCTTGTAGTCAACATGACCGGTTCCGCTGCCCGCCTCGGTGGGAGTCCAGGGCCGGTCTTCGTTTTTCGTATCAAACAGGGGTGCGTGTGGAGCAGGTGAAGCAGTTCAAGACCTACGGTGAACAGGTCGAATTGCTTCGTCAGCGTGGGATGCGAGTGAATGATCCCGAGCATGCCCAGACGCTGCTGGCGCGATTGAGCTACTACCGCTTGTCCGGATACTGGTACCCGATGCGCCGTTTCTCCAAAGGCGACGGCACCGCCCGAGATGAATTCGTTGACGGGGCATCGTTTGACCTGGTGGTAGCCCTCTATGGGTTTGACGAACAATTGCGCCACAGCGTGTTCATCGAGCTTGATCGCGTGGAGTTGGCTATTCGAACCAAGCTCGGTTACGAACTGGGACTCCTTGACCCTCTGATCTACTTGGATCCCCAACGTTTGAACGCCCGGGCACGGCAGCGAAACAAAGACGGGCGTAGCGTGCACGAGGTGTGGCTAAGAAAGTACCAGTCGGCATTGAAAGCGTCGAAGGAGGACTTCGTCGTCCACCACAAATCCAAATATGGCGGGACTCTACCCATCTGGGCGGCCGTCGAAATCATGGATTGGGGAACGCTGTCGTACCTGTACGGCATGTCGCCCAATCTCGTGCGTAAACGGATTGCCCAACCCTGCGGTCTAACCGGCCCTCAGCTCGAATCGTGGCTGAAATCCTTGAATATCCTGCGCAACTACGCAGCTCATCATGCGAGGATGTTCAACCGTGTTTACGACATCAAACCCAAACTGAACAATGACATCAGGCTGGCTCCGATAGCTGAAGGAATGAATCGTGCATTCGGGCAGCTCTCCCTTATTCAATACTTGCACCGCCAACTGGACCTGTCTCCAGCCGACCGGCTACCGAAGCTGTTCGACACCTACCCGCACAATCCTATCGTGCCGGTCTCTCGCACAGGAGCACCAAACAACTGGCGCGAGTTGCCTCTCTGGCGTGTCTAATCCTTGCGGTAGTAGTCGCATTCGTAGCCGTCGGCGTCGAGTGGGAGCCCTGCTGCCCAGTCGGGTGGGGTCGTCATGAGCTGACAGGCATCGGCGACGGTGAAGTCGGAGTCCTCGGGTTCGTCGATGACGATTTCGTCGTGGACGTGCATGACAATCTTGTGCCCAGCCTGAGCGACGAGTGTCATGGCGTGGACGACGAGGTCGCGAGCTGTAGCTTGGACGATGTTCTCGACGAGCTTGCCGCCGTAGGTTTCCAGCGGACCCCATTTCCTGCCGGTAGTGACACCGCTGTACGCGATCGAGGTGCCGCCCCACCGGTTCTCACCCAGCTGGGGCTTCACGTACGCCAGCCGTCGACCGGAAGGCAGGGTGATGAACAAGATGCCGGATTCGACGGTGAAGCCGAGGGTGCGCAGCCGAACGGCCCGTCGAGTAGTGATGGCCTCGAGTGTGGCCTGCTCGACGTCCGCCCAGAGTTGCACGATGTTCGGGTTCGCACTGCGCCAGGCATCCACAATCGGCTTCAACTCATGTTCGGCCAGCCCCATCCGTAGGGCACCCATCGCCTTGAGCGCTCCGACGGAGCCGTTGTAACCGCAGGCCAGCGTGGCGATTTTCCCCTTCTGGCGCAGCTCGCTATTCGCCCCGTGTTTTTCGACGGGGACGCCGAACATGCGTGACGCGGTCTCGCAGTAGAGGTCTTTGCCGTCGCGGAAGGATTGGAGGGTGGATGTTTCTCCGGCGAGCCAGGCGATGACGCGGGCTTCGATCGCGGAGTAGTCGGCGACGATGAATCGGCATCCGGCGCTGGGGATGAACGCGGTGCGGATCAACTGCGAGAGGGTGTCGGGCACCGAGTCGTAGAGCAGTTCAAGGGCG belongs to Actinomyces trachealis and includes:
- a CDS encoding DUF4406 domain-containing protein, whose amino-acid sequence is MTTTLDIGIPKKNIEGYPDPTCYKALKEIQRAEYGYRPLVYICSPYSGDIDANVKLARRFCAFAVSARQIPLAPHLHYPQFMDDTDPDARELAMFFNRILLSKCEQLWAYIGRVGAGMRAEIDWAHQMDIPVRFFDADFQEVHPA
- a CDS encoding VRR-NUC domain-containing protein codes for the protein MTKAIKISPLEKFRSTRHQSSPPWETTQGVTMNEHHIEAQLKKAVEASGGLCWKLVCPGITGVPDRLCLMGGQVVFVEVKAPGKKPRPLQRRRMSQLRAHGFQTFVVDSVDGIKEVLDALPAA
- the smpB gene encoding SsrA-binding protein SmpB translates to MAAKKPTLSKKPTAGERAKAASDAHQTIARNKKASYDYFIEDRYEAGLVLTGTEVKALRMGRASLTEAWIEFDRYGEAWLQGAHIPEYLQGTWNNHGPRRKRKLLLHRAELTKLATKVQAKGYTVVPLELYFLGGRAKLEIALARGKQDWDKRQALREAQDKREAQRAMAAANRRQG
- a CDS encoding SRPBCC family protein; this encodes MIFITVHKTYGRPERLVDMGKVVVVWEEELSYTPAQIWQVVTDLTNWQWRSDLSDCKVLDEHRFIEFPKKGKPIRFCTTRFEESHLWEFQIDSPALTGTWQGNFEAKENGGCLVRFVEDVHIQQKLIPRWLAKRFLTTYQAQYFRDLRVELQSRYS
- a CDS encoding transposase codes for the protein MAGLKYSGEFKEQIVVEVIEKLRPVSEVAKACGLVPQTAGSWVNKWCRTHLDSSGEELTSAEVAGLRKVKV
- a CDS encoding M23 family metallopeptidase, with protein sequence MSTTQVKPRRIARITRMGVAAMVALTFAFIPVGGAGLGLLGVHPTASADERSDAEANRSDAQRRQAELTSSLEGVSKELGQAYLDLQNATTSLTAAETELSNAEATLAQKEREQKTASDRLDVAKAEQQTLNTQSAAADKNVSENQTAIADLVVATYQGDNSLSSWNFVLSSESIEDLTARASSIEIAAGVEQDVLTQAETERSKTANRKARQDAVATRVSTLKTEADAAKKAASDAKDTARSKRDEVATLKTTKETAVSTFEEQKKTLESQQAQAKQDESNANATIARLEEENRKAIERQTGGSSGGGTGGGGSAAGSLGDGAISHPITGPLIVTSPFGMRLHPILGYYRLHDGVDLAAGTGVPQYAAVSGSVTTSWDDSCGNAVFINGVVNGSSVILKYCHLSAWSVSDGQYVSQGSQIGLTGSTGGVTGPHVHFSVRINGSFVDPMSLPGF
- a CDS encoding HNH endonuclease, whose product is MPVKPARPCSHPGCQNLTNARFCEAHAKAEDERYRRWQRNPKINRRYGARWRKIRAAYITARPLCEDCQAAGRYTPAQEVRHVIPLEHGGTHDFDNLRSLCKPCHSRQSALDGDRWRQAPRVYTY
- a CDS encoding DEAD/DEAH box helicase, whose product is MHYRPHNYQQTATRFILDHPEAAILLGMGLGKSVITLTAIWELLLDYFTVSRVLVVAPLRVARDTWPTEIHKWDHLDGLTVAVAVGTKADRLAALAKSAMVTVINRENIPWLVGQCGDAWPFDMVVIDELSSFKNHRAKRFTVLVKMRPHVKRWVGLTGTPASNGLMDIWAQFRLLDGGESIGRFITRYRDKWFLPDKRNGMQVFTYKPRPGAEDEIYEAIADMTLSMRTTDHLTLPDLTVTTMPVVLGAKERAVYERLKADLVVDLVGQVVDAVNAAALSGKLLQLASGAIYDEHGESIEVHGAKLDALEDVLEAANGQSLLVAYWFKHDLARIHQRFPDARELRTSDDIQAWNRGEIPLGLIHPASAGHGLNLQAGGHLLVWFSLTWSLELYQQTDARLYRQGQAEPVTITHLAATGTLDQAVLRALEAKDSTQAALIDAVATELTTTTTTSRKESSCM
- a CDS encoding IS3 family transposase translates to MHAMLVRNGIEVGSELVCKIMLQEGLVACQPRPRPRTTILATGVQTRPDLVQWDFTAQAPGRKWVGDITCIPTWDGHAYLATVMDCYSRKIIGYAIASYMRTSLITQALDMATRNCPTEPGHTIFHSDKGSQYTSEEYAQAMARHGIQPSLGRTGSCYDNAAAESFNAALKKELVNRKIYPTRDKAIKDVTHWIETCYNQTRLHSTLGYKTPNKVHNEWYSNQTAA